From a region of the Streptomyces sp. NBC_01454 genome:
- a CDS encoding ABC transporter ATP-binding protein, with protein sequence MTETTDDQSKKIPLQKRETPAERSAEASPDAAPLLRVRGLVRHFPITKGLLKRQAGAVQAVDGIDFDVRPGETLGVVGESGCGKSTMGRLITRLDEPTGGTIEFQGRDITHLSPGKLRPMRRDVQMIFQDPYGSLNPRHTIGGIVSTPFRLQGVEPEGGLKKEVQRLLELVGLSPEHYNRYPHEFSGGQRQRIGIARALALKPKLVVADEPVSALDVSIQAQVVNLMDDLQEELGLTYVIIAHDLSVIRHVSDRIAVMYLGKIVELSDRKTLYESPMHPYTKALLSAVPVPDPKRRTQRDRILLKGDVPSPINPPSGCRFRTRCWKATEVCTTTEPPLVALRTGHQVACHHPENAGDPATAAAPADGDRGNGSSTGE encoded by the coding sequence GTGACCGAGACGACGGACGACCAGAGCAAGAAGATCCCGCTCCAGAAGCGGGAGACCCCGGCGGAGCGCTCCGCCGAGGCCTCCCCGGACGCCGCGCCGCTGCTGCGGGTGCGCGGTCTGGTGCGGCACTTCCCGATCACCAAGGGGCTGCTCAAGCGGCAGGCCGGGGCGGTGCAGGCGGTCGACGGCATCGACTTCGACGTACGGCCCGGGGAGACGCTGGGCGTCGTCGGGGAGTCCGGGTGCGGCAAGTCGACCATGGGCCGGCTGATCACCCGGCTCGACGAACCGACCGGCGGCACCATCGAGTTCCAGGGCCGGGACATCACCCATCTGTCGCCCGGCAAGCTGCGGCCGATGCGCCGCGACGTTCAGATGATCTTCCAGGATCCGTACGGTTCGCTGAACCCGCGGCACACCATCGGCGGCATCGTCTCCACCCCCTTCCGCCTCCAGGGCGTCGAGCCCGAGGGCGGGCTGAAGAAGGAGGTGCAGCGGCTGCTGGAGCTGGTGGGCCTGAGCCCGGAGCACTACAACCGCTATCCGCACGAGTTCTCCGGCGGCCAGCGCCAGCGCATCGGCATCGCCCGCGCCCTGGCGCTCAAGCCCAAGCTGGTCGTCGCCGACGAGCCGGTCTCCGCGCTGGACGTGTCCATCCAGGCGCAGGTCGTCAACCTCATGGACGACCTCCAGGAGGAACTGGGCCTGACCTACGTCATCATCGCCCACGACCTCTCGGTCATCCGGCACGTCTCGGACCGGATCGCGGTGATGTACCTCGGCAAGATCGTGGAGTTGAGCGACCGCAAGACGCTCTACGAGTCGCCGATGCACCCGTACACCAAGGCGCTGCTGTCCGCGGTGCCGGTGCCCGATCCCAAGCGGCGTACCCAGCGCGACCGGATCCTGCTCAAGGGCGATGTGCCCTCGCCGATCAACCCGCCCTCCGGCTGCCGTTTCCGTACCCGCTGCTGGAAGGCGACCGAGGTGTGCACCACCACCGAGCCGCCGCTGGTCGCGCTGCGCACCGGGCACCAGGTGGCCTGCCACCACCCGGAGAACGCCGGTGACCCGGCGACCGCCGCCGCTCCGGCGGACGGGGACCGCGGCAACGGGTCCTCAACCGGCGAATAG
- a CDS encoding ABC transporter ATP-binding protein — translation MTDSSEDRAEAAAAPAAAEAPGKAPRDAAFLDVRDLKVHFPTDDGLVKSVDGLTFSLEKGKTLGIVGESGSGKSVTSLAVMGLHRASRRQRSKVTMSGEIWLDGKELVSADPDEVRRLRGREMAMIFQDPLSALHPFYSVGNQIVEAYRVHHDVNKKTARKRAIEMLDRVGIPQPDKRVDDHPHQFSGGMRQRAMIAMALVNNPELLIADEPTTALDVTVQAQILDLIRDLQKEFGSAVVLITHDLGVVAELADDLLVMYGGRCVERGPAEKIFSAPRHPYTWGLLGSMPRIDRDQTERLIPVKGSPPSLINVPSGCAFNPRCPYADVPKDNLTRTVRPELREAGGGHFSACHLPQEERERIWTEEIAPKL, via the coding sequence GTGACCGACTCCTCCGAGGACAGGGCCGAGGCCGCAGCCGCCCCGGCCGCCGCCGAAGCGCCCGGGAAGGCACCGCGGGACGCGGCCTTCCTCGACGTGCGCGATCTGAAGGTGCACTTCCCCACCGACGACGGGCTGGTGAAGTCCGTCGACGGGCTGACCTTCAGCCTGGAGAAGGGCAAGACGCTCGGGATCGTCGGCGAGTCCGGCTCCGGGAAGTCGGTGACCTCGCTCGCCGTCATGGGTCTGCACCGCGCCTCGCGCCGGCAGCGCAGCAAGGTGACCATGTCCGGTGAGATCTGGCTCGACGGCAAGGAGCTGGTCTCCGCCGACCCGGACGAGGTACGCCGGCTGCGCGGCCGCGAGATGGCGATGATCTTCCAGGATCCGCTGTCCGCGCTGCACCCCTTCTACTCGGTCGGCAACCAGATCGTCGAGGCATACCGCGTCCACCACGACGTGAACAAGAAGACCGCGCGCAAGCGGGCGATCGAGATGCTCGACCGGGTCGGCATCCCGCAGCCCGACAAGCGGGTCGACGACCATCCGCACCAGTTCTCCGGCGGGATGCGCCAGCGCGCCATGATCGCGATGGCGCTGGTCAACAACCCCGAGCTGCTGATCGCGGACGAGCCGACCACCGCCCTGGACGTCACCGTCCAGGCGCAGATCCTGGACCTGATCCGCGACCTGCAGAAGGAGTTCGGCTCGGCGGTCGTCCTCATCACCCACGACCTCGGGGTGGTCGCCGAACTCGCCGACGATCTGCTGGTGATGTACGGCGGACGGTGCGTCGAGCGCGGCCCGGCCGAGAAGATCTTCTCCGCGCCCCGCCACCCCTACACCTGGGGACTGCTCGGCTCCATGCCACGCATCGACCGCGACCAGACGGAGCGGCTGATCCCGGTGAAGGGCTCCCCGCCCAGCCTGATCAACGTCCCGTCCGGCTGTGCCTTCAACCCCCGCTGCCCGTACGCCGACGTCCCCAAGGACAACCTGACCCGTACGGTCCGTCCCGAGCTGCGCGAGGCCGGCGGCGGGCACTTCTCCGCCTGCCACCTGCCGCAGGAGGAGCGGGAGCGTATCTGGACCGAAGAGATTGCGCCGAAGCTGTGA
- a CDS encoding ABC transporter permease: MFSYLIRRLISAVVLLLIVSAVTFGIFFLLPKLAGQTTDQLAQQYIGKAPTPADIAAVKKNLGLDKPVFEQYWDFLKGIFAGVDYKFGPEAAKCHVPCFGYSFKTHIEVWPEIQNRLPVTLSLAAGAAVLWVVSGVATGVLSALRPGSFFDRMAMTVALAGVSLPMFFTGALALALFTYQWPIFERSDYVPLLQDPFLWARTLVLPWVTLAFLYSALYARLTRAGMLETLSEDYIRTARAKGLREREVVVRHGLRAALTPIITVFGMDLGLLLGGALITEQVFSLKGVGAFAVEAINANDLPNILGVTLLAAFFIVICNLVVDVLYAAVDPRVRLS; this comes from the coding sequence GTGTTCTCGTACCTCATCCGCAGGTTGATCAGCGCAGTGGTCCTGCTGCTGATCGTCAGCGCGGTCACCTTCGGCATCTTCTTCCTGCTGCCGAAGCTGGCCGGGCAGACCACCGACCAGCTTGCCCAGCAGTACATCGGAAAGGCCCCCACGCCCGCGGACATCGCGGCGGTGAAGAAGAACCTCGGCCTGGACAAGCCCGTGTTCGAGCAGTACTGGGACTTCCTCAAGGGCATCTTCGCCGGCGTCGACTACAAGTTCGGTCCGGAAGCGGCCAAGTGTCATGTGCCGTGCTTCGGTTACTCCTTCAAGACCCATATCGAGGTCTGGCCGGAGATCCAGAACCGGCTCCCGGTGACCCTCTCACTGGCCGCCGGCGCGGCCGTGCTGTGGGTGGTCTCCGGTGTCGCCACCGGTGTGCTCTCCGCGCTGCGCCCCGGCTCGTTCTTCGACCGGATGGCCATGACCGTCGCGCTGGCGGGCGTCTCCCTCCCGATGTTCTTCACCGGCGCCCTGGCGCTGGCCCTGTTCACCTACCAGTGGCCGATCTTCGAGCGCAGCGACTATGTGCCGCTCCTGCAGGATCCGTTCCTGTGGGCCCGGACCCTGGTCCTGCCCTGGGTGACCCTGGCCTTCCTCTACTCCGCGCTTTACGCCCGGCTCACCAGAGCGGGCATGCTGGAGACGCTGAGCGAGGACTACATCCGCACCGCCCGCGCCAAGGGCCTGCGGGAGCGCGAGGTGGTCGTCCGGCACGGTCTGCGGGCCGCGCTCACCCCGATCATCACGGTCTTCGGCATGGACCTGGGCCTGCTGCTCGGCGGCGCGCTGATCACCGAACAGGTCTTCTCGCTCAAGGGAGTCGGCGCCTTCGCCGTCGAGGCGATCAACGCCAACGACCTGCCCAACATCCTCGGCGTCACCCTGCTCGCCGCGTTCTTCATCGTCATATGCAACCTGGTGGTGGACGTTCTGTACGCCGCCGTCGACCCGCGGGTGAGGCTCTCGTGA
- a CDS encoding ABC transporter substrate-binding protein produces MRRSVPVAAVAAITSAGLLLAGCSGGKDSASGSGEANAATKGVVNASDAKGGTVTYALSDAPESFDPGNTYYAFIYNFSRLYARPLTTFKPGPGAKGNELAPDLAESMGKSSDGGKTWTYKLRKGVKYEDGSAVTSQDVKYAVERSNFARDTLSLGPNYFQQFLKDNDGGYKGPYKDKGKAGLKSIETPDAQTVVFHLKKPFAEFDYLVSAPQTAPVPQAKDKGADYTKAVMSTGSYKFQSYDEGKQLTLVRNPQWSAKTDPLRKQLPDKIVLNLKVAQSTIDKDLQSGNTLVDLAGRGVDGQTQAQLLTDAKEKANTDNALGQRLVYTAIDTKVKPFDNLECRKAVEYAIDKKAVQTSLGGPIRGDVASTVLPTDIDGYQKYDLYPQKYAGDKLDLAEAKKHWAACGAGKTTTTILARNDRQDEVDAATSIIDSLKKIGVTAKIQSYPTSKYFSDYAGVPKFNKKNNAGLIMMQWGSDFPTGYGYLQQILNGKAISQSGNTNLSELDDPAINKLLDSAIANPDKAAREKAYAEIDKKAMEQAALVPLTYFKVLMYRSPKATNLVSTSAFSGQYDYLNIGVKK; encoded by the coding sequence ATGCGAAGGTCAGTTCCGGTCGCGGCGGTTGCGGCCATCACCAGTGCGGGCCTTTTGCTGGCCGGCTGCAGCGGGGGCAAGGACTCGGCAAGCGGTTCGGGCGAGGCGAACGCCGCCACCAAGGGCGTCGTCAATGCCTCGGACGCGAAGGGGGGCACGGTCACCTACGCACTCAGTGACGCCCCCGAGTCGTTCGACCCGGGCAACACCTACTACGCCTTCATCTACAACTTCAGCCGGCTCTACGCGCGCCCGCTGACCACCTTCAAGCCGGGCCCCGGCGCCAAGGGGAACGAGCTGGCCCCGGACCTCGCCGAGTCGATGGGCAAGTCCAGCGACGGCGGCAAGACCTGGACGTACAAGCTCCGCAAGGGCGTCAAGTACGAGGACGGTTCCGCGGTCACCTCGCAGGACGTCAAGTACGCCGTCGAGCGCAGCAACTTCGCGCGTGACACCCTCTCGCTGGGCCCGAACTACTTCCAGCAGTTCCTCAAGGACAACGACGGCGGCTACAAGGGTCCCTACAAGGACAAGGGCAAGGCCGGGCTGAAGTCCATCGAGACCCCCGACGCGCAGACGGTCGTCTTCCACCTCAAGAAGCCGTTCGCCGAGTTCGACTACCTGGTCAGCGCCCCACAGACCGCGCCGGTCCCGCAGGCCAAGGACAAGGGCGCGGACTACACCAAGGCGGTGATGTCCACCGGTTCGTACAAGTTCCAGAGCTACGACGAGGGCAAGCAGCTCACCCTGGTGCGCAACCCGCAGTGGTCCGCGAAGACTGACCCGCTGCGCAAGCAGCTGCCGGACAAGATCGTCCTGAATCTGAAGGTCGCCCAGTCGACCATCGACAAGGACCTCCAGTCGGGCAACACCCTGGTGGACCTGGCCGGCCGCGGGGTCGACGGACAGACGCAGGCCCAGCTGCTGACCGACGCCAAGGAGAAGGCCAACACCGACAACGCGCTCGGCCAGCGCCTCGTCTACACGGCGATCGACACCAAGGTGAAGCCGTTCGACAATCTGGAGTGCCGCAAGGCCGTCGAGTACGCGATCGACAAGAAGGCCGTCCAGACCTCGCTCGGCGGCCCGATCCGCGGTGACGTGGCCTCCACGGTCCTGCCGACCGACATCGACGGCTACCAGAAGTACGACCTGTATCCGCAGAAGTACGCCGGCGACAAGCTGGACCTCGCCGAGGCCAAGAAGCACTGGGCCGCGTGCGGCGCCGGCAAGACCACGACCACGATCCTGGCCCGCAACGACCGCCAGGACGAGGTCGACGCGGCCACCTCGATCATCGACTCGCTGAAGAAGATCGGTGTCACCGCCAAGATCCAGTCGTACCCGACCAGCAAGTACTTCTCGGACTACGCCGGTGTGCCGAAGTTCAACAAGAAGAACAACGCCGGCCTGATCATGATGCAGTGGGGCTCGGACTTCCCGACCGGCTACGGCTACCTCCAGCAGATCCTGAACGGCAAGGCGATCAGCCAGTCCGGCAACACCAACCTCTCGGAGCTGGACGACCCGGCGATCAACAAGCTGCTCGACAGCGCCATCGCCAACCCCGACAAGGCGGCCCGCGAGAAGGCCTACGCCGAGATCGACAAGAAGGCGATGGAGCAGGCGGCGCTGGTTCCGCTCACCTACTTCAAGGTCCTGATGTACCGCTCGCCCAAGGCCACCAACCTGGTGTCCACCTCGGCCTTCAGCGGTCAGTACGACTACCTCAACATCGGCGTCAAGAAGTAG
- a CDS encoding ABC transporter permease: MTAPIETTGAAAQAQPEAVLKGVEAQRIEGRSLGQIAWLRFRRDKVAVAGAIVVILLILVAAFSRPLQALLGLDPDSPHQALIDPNTTLPKGDLGGMSADHPLGVDPKFGRDLLARILEGSWVSLIVAFGATLLSVALGTVLGVVAGFYRGRVDAFISRMMDVFLAFPLLLFAIAISASLQGGAFGLEGLPLHISVLIFVIGFFNWPYMGRIVRAQTLSLREREFVDAARGMGARGPFILFRELLPNLVGPIIVYSTLLIPSNILFEAALSFLGVGIQPPQASWGGMLNQAVKYYEVDPQYMIVPGLAIFVTVLAFNLLGDGLRDALDPRSR, from the coding sequence GTGACCGCACCGATCGAGACCACCGGGGCGGCTGCCCAGGCGCAGCCGGAAGCGGTGCTGAAGGGCGTGGAAGCACAGCGGATCGAGGGGCGCTCGCTCGGTCAGATCGCCTGGTTGCGCTTCCGGCGGGACAAGGTCGCCGTGGCCGGTGCCATCGTTGTCATCCTGCTCATCCTCGTCGCCGCTTTCTCCCGGCCCCTCCAGGCCCTGCTGGGACTCGACCCCGACAGCCCCCACCAGGCGCTGATCGACCCCAACACCACCCTTCCCAAGGGGGACTTGGGTGGGATGAGTGCGGACCATCCGCTCGGTGTGGACCCGAAGTTCGGCCGTGATCTGCTCGCCCGGATCCTGGAGGGCTCCTGGGTGTCGCTGATCGTGGCGTTCGGCGCCACGCTGCTGTCGGTCGCCCTCGGCACCGTCCTCGGGGTCGTCGCCGGCTTCTACCGCGGGCGGGTGGACGCCTTCATCAGCCGGATGATGGATGTCTTCCTGGCCTTCCCGCTGCTGCTGTTCGCCATCGCGATCTCCGCCTCGCTGCAGGGCGGCGCCTTCGGCCTGGAGGGCCTGCCGCTGCACATCTCGGTGCTGATCTTCGTGATCGGCTTCTTCAACTGGCCGTACATGGGGCGCATCGTGCGGGCCCAGACGCTCTCGCTGCGGGAGCGTGAATTCGTCGACGCCGCCCGTGGCATGGGCGCCCGCGGGCCGTTCATCCTCTTCCGGGAACTGCTGCCCAACCTGGTGGGGCCGATCATCGTCTACTCCACCCTGCTGATCCCCTCCAACATCCTCTTCGAGGCGGCCCTGAGCTTCCTGGGCGTCGGTATCCAGCCGCCCCAGGCGTCCTGGGGCGGCATGCTCAACCAGGCGGTCAAGTACTACGAGGTCGACCCCCAGTACATGATCGTCCCCGGCCTCGCGATCTTCGTCACCGTGCTCGCCTTCAACCTGCTCGGTGACGGTCTGCGGGACGCGCTGGACCCGCGCAGCCGCTGA
- a CDS encoding enhanced serine sensitivity protein SseB C-terminal domain-containing protein — MSAGAHQGPTAAGALEQLLQQVSPGRYDAYEALLHALAAGQVWMLLWQGRAGSPDAQYGNMEVDGLGYAPCVTSAPELAASGWNRDHEVVTGPEIAAALFPDRWGLWLNPHAPGGGVGIPWLDLRRIAGGLDRLPAGPLRITEPVIDIPQFYALLAQNAHRTPAVRSLRRAWVQPALGAPYLAIGLDLYDTGQHAVDSVRLMIQQSIGAVPDGLPVSTVAMNDDYDPVALWMRASTRPFFDRDGYVQQQPPAPSPGYGYPRPY, encoded by the coding sequence GTGAGCGCGGGTGCGCATCAGGGGCCGACGGCGGCCGGAGCGCTGGAGCAGCTGCTCCAGCAGGTCTCGCCCGGCCGTTACGACGCCTATGAGGCGCTGCTGCACGCGCTCGCCGCGGGCCAGGTCTGGATGCTGCTCTGGCAGGGGCGGGCCGGTTCGCCCGACGCGCAGTACGGCAACATGGAGGTCGACGGCCTCGGTTATGCCCCCTGTGTGACCTCGGCGCCCGAACTCGCCGCCTCCGGCTGGAACCGCGACCACGAAGTGGTCACCGGCCCCGAGATCGCCGCCGCGCTCTTCCCCGACCGCTGGGGTCTGTGGCTGAACCCGCACGCCCCCGGGGGCGGCGTGGGCATCCCCTGGCTGGACCTGCGCCGGATCGCCGGCGGCCTCGACCGGCTGCCCGCCGGACCGCTGCGGATCACCGAGCCGGTCATCGACATCCCGCAGTTCTACGCGCTGCTCGCGCAGAACGCCCACCGGACGCCCGCCGTCCGGTCGCTGCGCCGGGCCTGGGTACAGCCCGCGCTCGGCGCCCCTTATCTGGCGATCGGTCTGGATCTGTACGACACCGGTCAGCACGCGGTGGATTCGGTGCGGTTGATGATCCAGCAGTCGATCGGCGCGGTGCCGGACGGCCTGCCGGTCTCCACGGTCGCGATGAACGACGACTACGACCCGGTCGCCCTGTGGATGCGGGCCTCCACGCGCCCCTTCTTCGACCGTGACGGCTACGTCCAGCAGCAGCCTCCGGCCCCGTCCCCCGGCTACGGCTACCCGCGCCCGTACTGA